In one window of Candidatus Eisenbacteria bacterium DNA:
- the ligD gene encoding DNA ligase D yields the protein MSSARDPHLEDYRRKRDPVRTPEPFGAGDAPPAGRAIPIPGPGPRFVVQKHWARNMHYDLRLELDGALKSWAVPKGPSTRVEEKRLAVHVEDHPLEYGDFEGVIPSGNYGAGSVIVWDRGSFRSFKPEDPLEQYARGKLELELNGFKLRGRWTLVRMGKKEKEWLLLKKADGAVTEYEAIDRYPESVISGLTVEEMRDVSGTIAAVRERVGSLDAPKGEASARKVPLMLATLATRPPSGPEWCFEIKYDGVRVLAWRKDDEVRLTGRSGDDITGRYPEVAAALRALAVPRFLLDGEIIAEDESGHPSFQRLQARMGLTRPRDVEAAMARVPVRGMFFDCPGLLGCDLRNLPLVQRKELLARVVPPLGTVQRCDHVLEHGEAFFAAASEMGLEGVVAKRLASRYSGRRSQDWVKVKCDRRELFVIGGYSEPQGSRARFGALHVGRYEGTRLVYVTKVGTGFDTAGLEEIAQALAPLRRATSPFQTGGPPGRGHTWVEPRLVCEIRFTEWTDDGGLRHPTFMGLRPDKKREDCRREEAMRITADPKEVPAPVPTAVPRRGDGAAPAAGRDVRLTNLKKVFWPEGYTKGDLIRYYDTVAPLLLPYLRDRPVVLTRYPDGIEGKSFFQKDAPVYVPDWVRTETVHSDDTERDIRYFVIDDLESLRYVANLGTIPLHVWSARAGSLEKPDWLILDLDPKGAPFAHVVQVARALKAILDETKLPSYVKTSGATGLHVLIPMGRRYTHEETRTFARLLAMLTVDSVPEISTVARAIKGRGGKVYVDFGQNGHGNTIVAPYSLRPLPGAPASCPLRWDEVTARLDPARFTIQTLPKRFESMADPMSEVLGEGVDVAAAIAAIERRMNPPAAAKRTPRKGTPGKRGRS from the coding sequence GTGAGCTCAGCCCGCGACCCCCATCTCGAGGATTACCGCCGCAAGCGGGACCCCGTCCGCACTCCGGAGCCGTTCGGCGCGGGCGACGCCCCGCCAGCCGGCCGGGCCATCCCCATCCCCGGACCCGGCCCCCGGTTCGTCGTTCAGAAGCACTGGGCGCGCAACATGCACTACGACCTCAGGCTCGAGCTGGACGGCGCGCTCAAGAGCTGGGCGGTCCCCAAAGGGCCGTCGACCCGCGTCGAGGAAAAGCGTCTCGCCGTGCATGTCGAGGATCATCCGCTGGAGTACGGCGACTTCGAGGGAGTGATTCCCTCGGGCAACTACGGGGCGGGATCGGTGATCGTTTGGGATCGCGGTTCGTTTCGCTCGTTCAAGCCCGAGGATCCGCTCGAGCAGTACGCGCGCGGGAAGCTGGAGTTGGAGCTCAACGGGTTCAAGCTGCGCGGCCGGTGGACGCTCGTGCGCATGGGGAAGAAGGAAAAGGAATGGCTCCTTCTCAAGAAGGCCGACGGCGCCGTCACCGAGTACGAGGCGATCGACCGCTATCCGGAGTCGGTGATTTCCGGCCTAACGGTCGAGGAGATGCGTGACGTGAGCGGTACCATCGCCGCCGTACGGGAGCGGGTTGGATCGCTGGACGCGCCGAAGGGTGAGGCGTCGGCGCGCAAGGTTCCGCTCATGCTGGCGACCCTGGCCACGCGCCCCCCGTCGGGTCCCGAGTGGTGCTTCGAGATCAAGTACGACGGCGTGCGGGTCCTCGCCTGGCGCAAGGACGACGAGGTCCGGCTGACCGGCCGGAGCGGCGACGATATCACGGGCCGCTATCCCGAGGTCGCGGCCGCGTTGCGCGCCCTCGCCGTGCCGCGGTTCTTGCTCGACGGCGAGATCATCGCCGAGGACGAAAGCGGTCATCCCAGCTTCCAGCGCCTGCAGGCGCGCATGGGGCTCACCCGCCCGCGCGACGTCGAGGCCGCGATGGCGCGGGTGCCGGTCCGCGGCATGTTCTTCGACTGCCCGGGTCTTTTGGGCTGCGACCTTCGAAACCTCCCGCTCGTCCAGCGGAAGGAGCTTCTCGCCCGCGTGGTCCCGCCGCTAGGGACCGTCCAGCGCTGCGACCACGTGCTCGAGCACGGCGAAGCGTTCTTCGCGGCGGCGTCGGAGATGGGGCTGGAGGGGGTCGTGGCGAAGCGGCTCGCCAGCCGGTATTCCGGCCGCCGCTCGCAGGACTGGGTCAAGGTCAAGTGCGATCGCCGGGAGCTGTTCGTGATCGGCGGCTATAGCGAACCGCAGGGCTCGCGCGCCCGGTTCGGCGCGCTCCACGTCGGGCGGTACGAGGGGACGCGGCTCGTGTACGTGACGAAGGTCGGCACCGGCTTCGACACGGCGGGGCTCGAGGAAATCGCGCAGGCCCTCGCGCCGCTCCGGCGCGCAACCTCGCCGTTTCAGACCGGCGGTCCCCCCGGCCGCGGGCATACCTGGGTGGAGCCGCGCCTCGTGTGCGAGATTCGATTCACCGAGTGGACCGACGATGGCGGGCTGAGGCACCCGACGTTCATGGGACTGCGCCCCGACAAGAAGCGCGAGGATTGCCGCCGCGAGGAAGCGATGCGGATCACGGCGGATCCGAAGGAGGTGCCGGCGCCGGTTCCCACCGCCGTCCCCCGGCGCGGCGATGGCGCCGCTCCGGCCGCAGGCCGCGACGTCCGCCTCACGAATCTGAAGAAGGTCTTCTGGCCGGAGGGCTACACGAAGGGCGACCTCATCCGCTACTACGACACGGTGGCGCCCCTGCTCCTGCCCTACCTGCGCGACCGTCCCGTCGTGCTGACGCGCTATCCAGACGGTATCGAGGGCAAATCCTTCTTCCAGAAAGACGCGCCCGTGTACGTGCCCGATTGGGTGCGGACCGAGACCGTGCATTCCGACGACACCGAGCGCGACATCCGTTATTTCGTGATCGACGACCTCGAGTCGCTGCGATACGTGGCGAACCTCGGCACGATTCCCCTCCATGTCTGGAGCGCGCGCGCCGGCTCCCTCGAGAAGCCCGACTGGCTTATCCTCGACCTGGATCCCAAGGGGGCGCCGTTCGCGCACGTCGTGCAGGTGGCGCGCGCCCTGAAGGCGATCCTCGACGAAACCAAGCTGCCGAGCTACGTCAAGACTTCGGGCGCGACCGGTTTGCACGTCCTGATCCCGATGGGCCGGCGCTACACGCACGAGGAAACCCGCACCTTCGCCCGACTGCTCGCGATGCTGACCGTGGACTCCGTTCCGGAGATTTCGACCGTGGCGCGCGCGATCAAGGGGCGGGGCGGGAAGGTCTACGTGGACTTCGGACAGAACGGGCACGGCAACACGATCGTGGCGCCGTATTCGCTACGTCCCTTGCCCGGGGCGCCGGCCTCCTGCCCGCTGCGCTGGGACGAGGTCACGGCGCGGCTCGACCCGGCGCGCTTCACGATCCAGACGCTGCCGAAGCGCTTCGAGTCCATGGCGGATCCGATGAGCGAGGTGCTCGGGGAGGGCGTGGACGTGGCCGCGGCGATCGCGGCGATCGAGCGGCGGATGAACCCTCCTGCCGCCGCGAAGCGAACGCCCCGGAAGGGAACCCCTGGGAAGCGAGGCCGGTCGTGA